A single Paracholeplasma manati DNA region contains:
- a CDS encoding tetratricopeptide repeat protein, translated as MDINALTLKANSGDLDACYDLAMLYKIGKGVLQNDQVYEKYIKMASAKNHPKALLELGFILVSVNKLEEGIDKIKLSAKKGYLEANYYCGQIYFGKLYNQPVNYKVGFKYFETYMEEYEPQTIHFLSEFDPRLYTSSEQELERFVGLYEKYLMPNGLYNAALVHLEAKKPNYEKAIEDLTLAHKKGYLDATHQLFHLFYDGSPMYPEFHGKDYIKATTYYVLLLNANYKPNQTNDGTAGFFIPPKGGYLETIFDYNKYVEDYKAYIFQSISYEPEFSTNIKDIKIIPEMIFEPKPLMFYTGKLDVYKEKPKKKKPAEVIQKEISYKNFDERPDSKHSVLSERAILGKYNMTQGICVFKPYEPEKLILESLHKEAEKEKATYKDLLVDSKIDFDFAYLFKPTLRLRLKYLDDTYETTLTPKDIQTGVLLEGPLKPEVEKAIVKVQKSMAKPKPTVYTIMNIILLLSLFAMNFLYYDALEANIAYAMVGTSAFYLLLVYLFSKIGPKKLQTLSKTEMIKMNDSLDFKKALKIKKQNARKRRLPILLAIFGILIGLAFVLDVYLNIINLI; from the coding sequence ATGGATATTAACGCACTTACACTCAAAGCGAATTCTGGCGATTTAGACGCGTGCTACGACCTCGCGATGTTATATAAAATAGGTAAAGGTGTTTTACAAAATGACCAGGTCTATGAAAAATACATTAAGATGGCCAGTGCTAAGAATCACCCTAAAGCTTTATTGGAGTTAGGCTTTATTTTGGTGTCTGTCAATAAACTTGAAGAGGGTATCGATAAAATCAAACTATCCGCTAAAAAAGGCTATTTAGAAGCGAATTATTATTGTGGACAAATCTACTTTGGTAAACTCTATAATCAACCAGTGAACTACAAAGTAGGTTTTAAATACTTCGAAACCTATATGGAAGAATATGAACCGCAAACAATCCATTTCTTAAGCGAATTTGACCCACGTCTGTATACCTCATCTGAACAAGAGCTGGAACGTTTTGTCGGGTTATATGAAAAGTACTTAATGCCTAACGGCTTATACAACGCTGCTTTGGTCCACTTAGAAGCGAAAAAACCCAATTATGAAAAAGCGATTGAAGACTTAACGCTAGCCCATAAGAAGGGCTATTTAGACGCCACACACCAACTATTTCATCTATTTTATGATGGTAGCCCAATGTACCCTGAGTTTCACGGTAAAGACTATATTAAGGCAACCACCTATTATGTCTTATTGTTAAATGCGAACTACAAACCAAATCAAACAAACGATGGTACTGCTGGTTTCTTTATTCCACCCAAAGGTGGGTATTTAGAAACCATCTTCGACTATAACAAGTATGTTGAAGACTATAAAGCTTACATCTTCCAATCCATCTCTTATGAACCCGAATTCTCCACCAACATCAAAGACATTAAAATCATTCCTGAGATGATATTTGAACCTAAACCTCTCATGTTCTATACAGGGAAGTTGGATGTATATAAAGAGAAACCGAAGAAAAAGAAACCCGCTGAAGTCATTCAAAAAGAAATCAGTTATAAAAACTTTGATGAACGACCAGACAGTAAACATTCGGTACTGTCTGAACGTGCCATCTTAGGCAAATACAACATGACCCAAGGTATTTGTGTCTTTAAACCCTATGAACCTGAAAAGCTGATATTAGAATCCTTACATAAAGAAGCTGAAAAAGAAAAGGCTACCTATAAAGACTTATTGGTGGACTCTAAAATTGATTTTGACTTCGCTTATTTATTTAAGCCAACCTTACGTTTACGCTTAAAGTACTTAGATGATACTTATGAAACGACTTTAACACCTAAGGACATTCAAACTGGGGTACTGTTAGAAGGACCACTCAAACCTGAGGTTGAAAAGGCCATCGTTAAAGTTCAAAAGAGTATGGCTAAACCTAAACCAACGGTGTATACCATCATGAATATCATTTTATTGTTATCCTTGTTCGCGATGAACTTTTTATATTATGATGCGTTAGAAGCCAATATCGCATACGCAATGGTTGGTACCTCAGCATTCTATCTATTATTGGTCTATCTGTTCAGTAAAATCGGACCTAAGAAACTACAAACCTTATCCAAAACTGAGATGATTAAGATGAATGATTCACTAGACTTTAAAAAAGCATTGAAGATCAAAAAACAAAATGCGCGTAAACGAAGATTGCCGATTCTATTAGCCATTTTTGGGATATTGATTGGGTTAGCTTTTGTCTTAGACGTATACCTGAACATCATCAACTTAATCTAA
- the mfd gene encoding transcription-repair coupling factor encodes MKAFLQYFKNLIPNKEIIQTQKDLVINQTNDHYNMTLIACDFIENNHSIFVVLPNLYMAQQYYDGLSNLLTNDDVLFYPSDEVLTSLLALTSIEFKIERIYTIGTLLKGVKKVVITHQTAVIKKQRSPLHWEEASMTLHVGDAINQTVFVNYLVDHGYKREYTVLKTGEFAVRGDIIDIFPIGSETPYRLDIGFDEIEKIKLFRPDTQISFGQTESISILPMNELFFSDAEKEGVVDRMEAFMAKHKLSDLESKKFNQDLDKLYQRMDLDALTYFMPFFKDADYTVLDFAHKKKIYIVDKHKMAKNDDRMLLDLEEYVKTYHGRTFLNIPFYQSLSHIYEYPHVEISGFTPINAGHAITVHARDEIVYQGNHDAFIDRVIKEQDTYVVSIVQEFRLHKLEELLESKNITYVVNPTNIEPKCVNILYGSSLYAFDLIKHGFHVLNESDIFDYKNNKRKIRYKSVMSEAIKISDITDLKVGDFVVHYDYGIGQYLGLKSMELSGSMRDYLHIAYQGTDYLYIPVDQIEKVLKYSSKDGHEPKLTQLGTNSWANTKKKVKAKLNDISDKLIALYSEREQAKGYMFDPDNEMQKQFEASFEFDETIDQLKSIASVKQDMESQKPMDRLLIGDVGYGKTEVAMRAAFKAVMSDKQVAYLVPTTVLARQHYYAFKKRFEPFGVTVELLSRFVSNKEQTDVLKRLKGGFVDVVIGTHRLLSKDIGFKDLGLLIIDEEQRFGVEHKERIKEMRVNVDCLSLSATPIPRTLQMALMGIKDLSMIETPPLNRYPIQTYIVERHDAIIKEAIEREISRAGQVFYLYNRVLDMELMVTKISKLVPEAKVCFAHGKMSKEQIEDVLSDFIDRKYDVLISTTIIETGIDIPNTNTLLIHDADQLGLSQLYQIRGRVGRSDKIAYAYLMYARGKHMTEDAEKRLKTIQDFTELGSGFKIAMRDLSIRGAGDILGGEQSGFIDTVGMDMYLKLLEETIDEKRGIKKEEPKEAMDIPLSNRHIQNEYIENDEVRVAIHKRIAELNTLNDVENLRIELSDRFGSVDPNLVEYMLEKVFKKLIAKLGVEKTIKTKTDVTLILSSEASKRVNGQSLFMSTSLVDSTIKLAFIHDRIQITLIIQNKQKHYLEEFIEYLSMVTKHM; translated from the coding sequence ATGAAGGCATTTTTACAGTATTTTAAAAACTTAATTCCCAATAAGGAAATCATTCAAACCCAAAAGGATTTGGTGATCAATCAAACCAATGATCATTATAATATGACACTCATTGCGTGTGACTTCATCGAGAACAATCACTCGATTTTTGTCGTGCTACCCAACCTCTATATGGCACAACAATACTACGACGGCTTATCTAATCTCCTAACAAATGACGATGTGTTGTTCTACCCATCGGATGAAGTGTTGACCTCACTCCTCGCGCTCACCTCAATTGAATTCAAAATTGAACGTATCTACACCATAGGTACTTTATTGAAAGGTGTGAAGAAAGTAGTCATCACACACCAAACCGCGGTCATCAAAAAACAACGCAGTCCTTTACACTGGGAAGAAGCGTCGATGACACTCCACGTTGGAGACGCCATCAATCAAACGGTCTTTGTCAATTATTTGGTTGACCACGGGTATAAACGAGAATACACTGTATTAAAAACCGGTGAGTTCGCGGTTCGAGGAGACATCATCGATATATTCCCAATTGGTAGTGAAACCCCATACCGTTTAGACATCGGATTTGATGAAATTGAAAAAATCAAACTCTTTAGACCCGATACCCAAATCTCATTTGGACAAACCGAATCCATTTCTATCTTACCGATGAACGAACTCTTTTTCAGTGACGCTGAAAAAGAAGGCGTCGTCGATCGTATGGAAGCTTTTATGGCGAAACACAAATTATCGGATTTAGAATCAAAGAAGTTTAATCAAGATTTGGATAAACTTTATCAACGTATGGATTTGGATGCGTTAACGTATTTCATGCCATTCTTTAAAGATGCCGATTATACGGTACTCGATTTCGCCCATAAAAAGAAAATCTATATTGTTGACAAACATAAGATGGCGAAAAACGATGACCGTATGTTACTAGACTTAGAAGAATATGTAAAAACCTATCATGGACGAACCTTTTTGAATATTCCATTTTATCAGTCTTTATCGCACATCTATGAATACCCACACGTTGAAATCAGTGGCTTTACCCCTATCAATGCAGGTCACGCCATTACCGTGCATGCGAGAGATGAAATCGTCTATCAAGGCAATCACGACGCTTTTATTGACAGAGTTATAAAGGAACAAGATACTTATGTGGTTTCGATTGTTCAAGAGTTTAGATTACACAAACTAGAAGAACTATTGGAATCTAAGAATATTACTTATGTGGTTAATCCAACCAACATCGAACCTAAATGTGTGAATATTCTTTACGGTTCATCTTTATACGCTTTTGATTTAATCAAACACGGCTTTCATGTTTTAAACGAATCCGATATTTTTGATTATAAAAACAACAAACGTAAAATCCGCTACAAATCGGTCATGTCAGAAGCGATTAAAATCTCTGACATCACGGATTTAAAAGTGGGAGATTTTGTCGTTCACTATGATTACGGGATTGGACAATACTTAGGCTTAAAATCCATGGAATTATCTGGATCGATGCGTGACTATTTGCACATCGCTTACCAAGGTACGGATTACTTATATATTCCGGTAGACCAAATTGAGAAAGTCTTAAAGTATTCATCCAAAGATGGTCATGAACCGAAACTCACCCAATTGGGTACGAACTCATGGGCCAATACCAAAAAGAAAGTCAAAGCGAAACTCAACGATATATCCGATAAACTCATCGCCTTATATTCAGAACGCGAACAAGCCAAAGGTTACATGTTTGATCCAGACAATGAGATGCAAAAACAATTTGAAGCGTCCTTTGAATTTGACGAAACCATCGACCAATTGAAATCCATCGCTTCAGTCAAACAAGACATGGAATCTCAAAAACCGATGGATAGATTACTCATTGGAGATGTCGGTTATGGCAAAACCGAAGTCGCGATGCGTGCTGCGTTTAAAGCGGTCATGTCAGATAAGCAAGTCGCTTATTTGGTGCCGACAACCGTTCTCGCAAGACAACACTATTACGCGTTTAAAAAGCGTTTTGAACCGTTTGGCGTGACGGTTGAATTGTTATCCAGATTCGTCTCTAATAAAGAACAAACCGATGTCTTAAAACGCCTTAAGGGTGGTTTCGTAGATGTCGTCATTGGGACACACCGATTATTATCCAAAGACATTGGATTTAAAGACTTAGGTTTACTGATTATCGATGAAGAACAACGCTTTGGTGTTGAACACAAAGAACGCATCAAAGAGATGCGCGTCAATGTCGATTGCTTGTCTTTATCGGCGACCCCAATTCCAAGAACCCTTCAAATGGCTCTAATGGGCATCAAAGACTTATCGATGATTGAAACACCGCCCCTCAATCGGTATCCAATACAAACCTACATTGTAGAACGCCATGACGCGATCATCAAAGAAGCGATTGAACGTGAAATCTCGCGTGCGGGACAAGTGTTCTATTTATATAATCGTGTACTAGATATGGAACTCATGGTCACGAAAATCTCGAAACTCGTTCCGGAAGCGAAAGTATGTTTCGCTCACGGAAAGATGTCTAAAGAACAAATTGAAGATGTTTTATCTGATTTTATCGACCGTAAATACGATGTCTTGATCTCTACGACCATCATTGAAACAGGTATTGATATTCCAAATACCAATACCTTACTCATTCACGATGCAGATCAACTGGGGCTATCACAACTCTATCAAATCCGAGGCCGTGTTGGCCGTAGCGATAAAATCGCTTATGCGTATTTGATGTATGCGCGTGGAAAACACATGACCGAAGACGCGGAAAAAAGACTTAAAACCATCCAAGACTTTACAGAACTGGGCAGTGGTTTTAAAATTGCGATGCGAGACTTATCGATCCGTGGTGCCGGAGACATTTTAGGCGGTGAGCAGAGTGGTTTCATCGATACAGTCGGGATGGATATGTATTTGAAACTCTTAGAAGAAACCATCGATGAAAAGCGAGGTATTAAAAAAGAAGAACCGAAAGAAGCGATGGATATCCCACTATCCAATCGTCATATTCAAAACGAATACATTGAAAACGATGAAGTTAGGGTTGCGATCCACAAACGTATCGCGGAACTCAATACACTCAATGACGTTGAAAACCTTCGTATTGAATTATCAGACCGTTTCGGGTCTGTCGATCCTAATTTGGTTGAATACATGTTGGAAAAGGTATTCAAGAAGTTGATTGCGAAACTGGGGGTTGAGAAGACCATTAAGACCAAGACCGATGTGACATTGATCTTGTCCTCTGAAGCATCTAAACGCGTCAATGGACAATCGTTATTCATGTCAACATCATTGGTAGATTCTACCATTAAGCTCGCATTCATTCATGATCGTATACAAATCACACTCATCATTCAAAACAAACAAAAGCACTACTTGGAAGAGTTCATCGAATACTTATCGATGGTAACCAAGCACATGTGA
- a CDS encoding ribose-phosphate diphosphokinase, which produces MSIVDGKKVKLFSLSSNKKLAQEISEESGIPLSECEVTRFADGEIGVNITESVRGHHVFVIQPTSKPVNDHLMEILIFTDALKRASAASITIIMPYYGYSRQDRKAKSRQPITAKLVADLLQVSGVDRVICIDLHAAQIQGFFDIPIDNFPGMPLLASYFLKCNLPDVTIVSPDHGGVTRARSFAKFFNAPIAIIDKRRPEANKAEVMNIIGDVAGRTCIMVDDIIDTGGTLMAGAQALVDAGAKAVYAAATHPLFSNNAIQRLQESAIKKVVVTNTVVIEDLKKYDKITQLSIGQLLGRAVINIIDDEPISQIFERIYETHKEE; this is translated from the coding sequence ATGTCAATCGTAGATGGAAAGAAAGTCAAACTATTTAGTTTGTCATCCAACAAAAAACTAGCACAAGAAATCAGTGAGGAATCTGGGATTCCACTATCTGAATGTGAAGTCACACGTTTCGCCGATGGTGAAATTGGTGTCAATATCACCGAATCGGTGAGAGGTCATCACGTATTTGTGATTCAACCAACATCGAAACCAGTCAATGATCATTTGATGGAAATCCTCATTTTCACAGACGCACTAAAACGCGCCTCTGCAGCGAGTATCACCATCATCATGCCTTATTATGGCTATTCTAGACAAGACAGAAAAGCGAAATCTAGACAACCAATCACTGCGAAATTGGTTGCGGACTTACTCCAAGTTTCAGGGGTTGACCGTGTCATCTGTATTGACTTACATGCAGCCCAAATTCAAGGGTTCTTCGATATTCCAATCGATAACTTCCCAGGGATGCCATTACTCGCGAGCTACTTCTTAAAATGCAATCTACCGGATGTAACCATCGTCTCTCCAGACCATGGTGGGGTGACTAGAGCGAGAAGCTTTGCGAAATTCTTCAACGCACCAATCGCGATCATCGATAAACGCAGACCTGAAGCGAACAAAGCGGAAGTTATGAACATCATCGGGGATGTGGCAGGTAGAACTTGTATCATGGTCGATGACATCATCGATACCGGTGGGACACTCATGGCTGGTGCTCAAGCCTTAGTCGACGCTGGCGCGAAAGCAGTCTATGCTGCAGCGACACACCCATTATTCTCTAATAACGCGATTCAACGGTTACAAGAATCTGCAATTAAAAAAGTCGTTGTGACCAATACCGTGGTCATCGAAGACTTAAAGAAATACGATAAAATCACGCAACTCTCGATTGGTCAGCTACTAGGTAGAGCGGTCATCAACATCATTGATGACGAACCAATCAGCCAAATCTTTGAACGCATTTACGAAACCCACAAAGAGGAATAA
- a CDS encoding mechanosensitive ion channel family protein, with the protein MKLNKKQITTIVFGSLAGIFLLLAILGKYIFKPGTLLYELSADNIGKFFGIVDFFDNNVPNIVETIAVVVFLWVISKVFELILKLITLRGKKSRTIANLLASMIKYGVLIVGAFLILSAWGVQTPTLLASLGILGLALTFGAQSLVEDILAGLFIIFEDQFEINDIIQIGDFRGRVTDIGVRVTKFEDINGDIKIINNSDIRGAINTTNKLSPAICDVSVSYGANLKDIEEVIKKNLHRLKEAIPHIKEGPFYYGVQELGASGVVLRIYAKCEENDKYGVRRQLNREIKLIFDENNIEIPFNQIVVHQAKE; encoded by the coding sequence ATGAAACTCAATAAAAAACAAATCACAACCATCGTATTTGGATCACTCGCAGGCATTTTCTTACTACTCGCGATTTTAGGCAAATACATTTTTAAACCAGGCACTTTATTATATGAACTATCGGCTGATAACATTGGTAAGTTTTTCGGAATCGTCGATTTCTTTGATAACAACGTACCGAATATTGTCGAAACCATCGCCGTGGTGGTGTTCTTGTGGGTAATATCCAAAGTATTTGAACTCATATTGAAGCTCATCACCTTACGAGGTAAGAAATCGAGAACCATCGCGAATCTGCTCGCTTCCATGATCAAGTATGGCGTTCTCATTGTGGGTGCATTCCTCATTCTATCCGCTTGGGGTGTACAAACACCGACCTTACTCGCTTCTTTAGGTATTTTAGGGTTGGCTTTAACCTTTGGTGCACAATCCTTGGTTGAAGACATCCTTGCGGGACTATTCATCATATTTGAAGACCAATTTGAAATCAATGACATCATTCAAATTGGTGACTTTAGAGGCCGTGTCACCGATATTGGTGTACGCGTCACCAAATTTGAAGACATCAACGGTGACATCAAAATCATCAATAACTCAGATATTCGCGGCGCAATCAATACAACCAATAAGCTTTCTCCAGCAATCTGTGATGTGTCGGTATCTTATGGGGCGAATCTAAAAGACATCGAAGAAGTCATTAAAAAGAATCTTCACCGTTTGAAAGAAGCCATTCCACACATCAAAGAAGGTCCATTCTATTATGGTGTTCAAGAACTCGGTGCCTCAGGGGTTGTTTTAAGAATCTACGCGAAGTGTGAAGAAAACGACAAGTACGGTGTTAGAAGACAACTCAACAGAGAAATCAAACTCATTTTTGATGAAAACAACATTGAAATTCCATTCAACCAAATCGTGGTACATCAAGCAAAAGAATAA
- the rnmV gene encoding ribonuclease M5 — translation MPEIIVVEGRHDYQKIKAVLPEVDILVTNGSAIEESFLQQLERLSTTHDIIVFVDADNAGERLRRIITKRIPSAKHAFIERNLSLSHNEKKVGIEHADHDTILTALQLKRSAKPGSDITKHFLLELKLIGENESRKKRLFLCEALNIGYTNGKGLYQRLALFGITQQEVKEVLDGYQSS, via the coding sequence ATGCCTGAAATCATTGTGGTCGAAGGTAGACACGATTATCAAAAAATCAAAGCGGTCTTACCTGAAGTAGATATTTTAGTCACCAATGGGTCTGCCATTGAAGAATCATTCTTACAACAATTAGAACGCCTTTCAACTACACATGACATTATTGTGTTTGTCGACGCAGATAACGCGGGGGAAAGACTGAGAAGAATCATAACCAAACGAATCCCATCTGCAAAACACGCCTTCATTGAACGGAATCTCTCGTTATCCCACAATGAGAAGAAGGTTGGGATTGAACACGCAGATCACGACACCATTTTGACTGCGTTACAGTTGAAACGCAGTGCGAAACCAGGTTCAGATATCACAAAACATTTTTTATTAGAACTTAAACTCATCGGCGAAAACGAGTCACGTAAGAAAAGACTCTTTTTGTGTGAGGCACTCAATATCGGTTATACCAATGGTAAAGGTTTATACCAAAGACTCGCATTATTTGGTATTACACAACAAGAAGTGAAGGAGGTACTGGATGGATATCAATCGTCCTAA
- the rsmA gene encoding 16S rRNA (adenine(1518)-N(6)/adenine(1519)-N(6))-dimethyltransferase RsmA — MDINRPKKKFGQNFLQSDGILKKIISESKVTEDDHVIEIGPGRGALTKYLVHAAKSLTAFEIDTTLMSYLKPLEEAHDNFNVVYQDILTVDLDDYIQKHIGSKVKVIANIPYYITSPIIFKLLESKMVSEATLLIQKEVADRIVANEKTGDYGSLSIMINYQAEVKKLIQVKRTAFYPVPNVDSTVIQIIKHNQFQDLIQDEALFVKLVKAAFTQKRKTLINNLVELSGLSKEDLLNKLKTIDSKYDHFTRAESLSIEDFIRLANGWKV; from the coding sequence ATGGATATCAATCGTCCTAAAAAGAAATTCGGCCAAAACTTTTTACAGAGTGATGGCATCCTCAAAAAAATCATCAGTGAATCCAAAGTCACAGAAGATGATCATGTGATTGAAATCGGTCCAGGTAGAGGTGCACTGACCAAATATTTGGTTCACGCCGCCAAGTCTTTAACCGCGTTTGAAATCGATACGACGTTAATGTCATATTTAAAACCCCTTGAAGAAGCACACGATAATTTCAACGTGGTTTATCAAGATATCTTAACGGTGGATTTAGATGACTACATTCAAAAACACATTGGATCGAAAGTCAAAGTCATCGCGAACATCCCGTACTACATTACCAGCCCAATCATCTTTAAACTCTTAGAATCGAAGATGGTGAGCGAAGCGACACTTTTAATTCAAAAAGAAGTTGCGGATCGGATTGTTGCGAATGAAAAAACAGGGGATTATGGTTCGTTATCGATTATGATCAACTATCAAGCGGAAGTTAAAAAGTTGATTCAAGTCAAAAGAACGGCTTTTTACCCTGTCCCAAATGTCGACTCTACGGTGATTCAAATCATCAAACACAACCAATTCCAAGATTTGATTCAAGATGAAGCGCTGTTTGTAAAACTCGTCAAAGCGGCGTTCACACAAAAGCGTAAAACCTTAATCAATAACCTGGTTGAATTGTCTGGATTATCCAAAGAAGATTTATTGAACAAGCTCAAAACCATCGATTCAAAATACGACCATTTTACCAGAGCGGAAAGCTTGTCGATTGAAGATTTCATCAGACTTGCGAACGGGTGGAAAGTATGA
- the pth gene encoding aminoacyl-tRNA hydrolase, which translates to MKLIVGLGNPGKEYEHTRHNVGFEVLDVLAKELDATFKLDKAFKGLIATVNVSEEKVILLKPTTFMNLSGESVIAVVNFYKVPIEDILIVYDDVALDLARLRLREAGSAGGHNGVKSLIAHLGTQAFKRVRIGISGTDKSLCSHVLGKFNKDEKTPMQISYRFAADAAKDFIKGVKFVDIMTKYNTPGVS; encoded by the coding sequence ATGAAACTCATCGTTGGTTTAGGCAATCCTGGTAAAGAATACGAACACACCAGACACAACGTTGGCTTTGAAGTTTTGGATGTTCTTGCAAAAGAACTGGACGCCACCTTCAAACTCGACAAGGCCTTTAAAGGCTTGATTGCGACCGTCAATGTATCCGAAGAAAAAGTGATTTTATTGAAGCCAACCACTTTCATGAACCTCTCCGGTGAATCGGTAATCGCTGTGGTGAACTTTTATAAAGTCCCCATCGAAGACATCCTTATTGTATACGATGATGTTGCCTTAGATTTAGCACGATTACGACTTAGAGAAGCAGGTTCAGCTGGTGGACATAATGGCGTTAAGAGCTTGATTGCACACCTAGGCACACAAGCGTTTAAACGGGTTCGAATAGGGATATCCGGTACTGATAAATCGCTCTGTTCACACGTTTTAGGCAAGTTCAATAAAGACGAAAAAACCCCGATGCAAATCAGTTATCGTTTCGCAGCTGACGCTGCGAAGGATTTCATTAAAGGCGTTAAATTCGTTGATATCATGACCAAATACAATACCCCGGGGGTCTCCTAG
- the ispE gene encoding 4-(cytidine 5'-diphospho)-2-C-methyl-D-erythritol kinase, protein MMEKAYAKINLILDIVGKRPDGYHELKSLMIPIDFYDELYFEPSDQVELISNVDIHNNAILKTVQLIKDTYHIQRGVKITLNKRIPLGAGLAGGSADISATIRGLNRLWGLNLPNRALTQLANALGSDTLFCLYNQRAVIYGRGDQISILPPGKPIQNITLVCPNIPVLTKDVFGVFEKAVAHDFEIVYNTYLVTKKESLLYNDLLEPAFKVSPKLKDIYNHLVSLGLKPHLSGSGSTCFLFDLTEDQKNLLKNIDDVTIIDTQEHQ, encoded by the coding sequence ATGATGGAAAAAGCTTATGCAAAAATCAATTTGATTTTGGATATTGTTGGTAAAAGACCAGATGGTTATCATGAACTAAAGAGTTTAATGATACCGATTGATTTTTACGATGAACTGTATTTTGAACCATCGGATCAAGTAGAACTGATTTCAAATGTCGATATTCACAATAACGCTATTTTGAAGACTGTTCAATTGATTAAAGACACCTATCATATACAAAGAGGGGTTAAAATCACTTTAAACAAACGCATTCCTCTGGGTGCGGGATTGGCTGGTGGGTCAGCTGACATCTCCGCGACCATTCGTGGTTTAAATCGTTTATGGGGTTTAAATTTACCCAATCGAGCGCTTACTCAATTGGCGAATGCACTGGGGTCAGACACACTCTTTTGTTTATATAACCAACGTGCAGTCATCTATGGTCGTGGTGATCAAATTTCGATTTTACCACCTGGAAAACCCATTCAAAACATCACGCTGGTTTGTCCAAATATACCAGTACTGACAAAAGATGTCTTTGGTGTATTTGAAAAAGCAGTAGCCCATGATTTTGAAATCGTATATAATACGTATTTGGTGACCAAAAAAGAGTCATTACTATATAATGATTTGTTAGAGCCGGCTTTTAAAGTTTCACCTAAATTGAAAGATATTTATAACCACCTTGTTTCGTTGGGGCTCAAACCTCATCTATCTGGTAGTGGTTCAACATGCTTTTTATTCGATTTAACCGAAGATCAAAAAAACTTACTTAAAAACATCGATGACGTTACAATCATCGATACACAAGAACATCAATAA